In Bacteroidota bacterium, a single window of DNA contains:
- a CDS encoding sugar kinase, producing METNLDLIGIGECLAELNSVDEESGRGMYQLGYSGDVLNSLSAAKALGLTTGLISALGDDPFTDGLVEVLQSEDIDLSHAPILEGKANGAYFIHRDEGGNPHFHFLRRDSAATYAFSAQPLEDLIRYASSARAVLFSSIPVAVMKDRNRLIELVRETHGHAKVCFDLNVRPSLWDNLDALRELLPVFAPHVDVLFVSAQDDALLFNHREAAAAVDHYCNMGFTEVAFCRGAQSTLVGLRNPAKMDSTIFEVPVPRVTSVVDATGAGDAFNAGYIAAMLRGHPPFECAAMGNATAACSLEVRGGRSTGITIQRVERHYRPLVKWGTFKGPALAMSRRAN from the coding sequence ATGGAAACGAACTTGGACCTGATAGGAATCGGCGAATGTCTTGCCGAGTTGAATTCTGTTGATGAAGAGAGCGGCCGCGGCATGTATCAGCTCGGCTACTCCGGCGATGTGCTGAACTCTCTCTCGGCTGCGAAAGCGCTCGGTCTCACGACCGGACTCATTTCCGCGCTTGGCGACGATCCATTTACCGATGGACTCGTTGAAGTACTCCAGTCCGAAGATATCGATCTCTCGCATGCGCCAATTCTCGAGGGCAAAGCGAACGGCGCTTATTTTATTCATCGAGACGAAGGCGGCAATCCCCACTTCCACTTTTTACGGCGAGACTCGGCCGCGACCTATGCCTTCTCTGCGCAGCCGTTGGAGGATCTCATTCGCTATGCCTCGAGCGCACGCGCCGTGCTGTTCTCCTCCATTCCGGTTGCGGTGATGAAGGATCGGAACAGACTGATCGAACTCGTTCGAGAAACGCATGGTCATGCTAAGGTCTGCTTCGATCTCAATGTGCGGCCAAGTTTATGGGACAACCTCGATGCGTTGCGCGAACTGTTACCAGTGTTCGCACCGCATGTAGATGTCTTATTCGTCTCGGCTCAGGACGACGCCCTGCTCTTTAACCATCGCGAAGCGGCGGCCGCTGTCGATCACTACTGCAATATGGGATTTACGGAAGTCGCGTTTTGCCGCGGCGCGCAGAGCACGCTGGTCGGACTCCGGAATCCGGCGAAAATGGACTCGACGATTTTTGAGGTCCCCGTGCCTCGAGTCACCTCGGTCGTCGATGCCACCGGCGCTGGTGATGCCTTCAATGCCGGCTATATCGCCGCTATGCTGCGCGGACATCCGCCGTTTGAATGTGCCGCCATGGGAAATGCCACGGCCGCGTGCAGCCTCGAAGTTCGAGGCGGCCGCAGCACTGGAATTACCATCCAGCGTGTCGAGCGGCATTATCGCCCGCTCGTCAAGTGGGGGACGTTCAAGGGGCCGGCACTGGCAATGAGCCGTCGGGCGAATTAA
- a CDS encoding glycoside hydrolase family 38 C-terminal domain-containing protein, with product MPQIHLIGNAHLDPAWMWRMEEGLAAFRATCRSALDRIREFPGFIFTCSSAAHFAFVEETDPDLFGRIQQAVCDGRWAIVGGWWVEPDCNLPSGESFIRQALLGQEYFQRRFGKIATVAYNIDSFGHNANLPQLLRKAGLTSYVFMRPGEEEKPLPASLFQWEAPSGDRVTAYRLPLHYSNYEFSTREKLHRLPDYPLYTPEPPWMIFFGVGNHGGGPTIAELEDIADLRKEQRGIELSEPERFFAAIDCTTLPVVHDEIQPHAIGCYSAHSEIKQLHRRTEHALLTAERAQVLGFLFEYLLGSQASLIMREDLRLDKTEDSPAFSRRGQGVVELDRAWKNLCFNQFHDLLGGVAIREACDDSISMYREAISVADRITRDKLGSLMARIDMSAHIENLVVFNLSAHPRKELIEFECWLPHESGQKPLPEVRLISPDGKAVPSQRIEASGKIGDDRMRYAAIVSVPAFGWSVFGIERSNSVSVTDVSEITLPVEYAPAVIVRDESDTWGHGATSFTDYESEFRIDAIETIEHGPLRTGCRIKSSGGASRMEEEILWTKDDPAIEIRVFLDWHERHRILKIRFRHGCADPVANYEIPYAWVQRPTGPREWPGQMWVCVTERDGSHGVAIVTDSKYSYSVDSEFIYIIAARSPLFAHHTPPHVMHEGERERYQDQGEQEFRLLLIPYEGNWSGSHIARFQSPLIVQTESGHNGQLPSTFAGFKRDSRAIHVGALKKAQDDNGIILRAVEQAGESSEATFEFPTLGARWRTSFSPFEIRTFLVRDGHATEVDFLERPL from the coding sequence TTGCCCCAGATTCACCTAATCGGTAACGCGCATCTCGATCCGGCGTGGATGTGGCGCATGGAGGAAGGCCTTGCTGCATTCCGCGCAACGTGCCGGTCCGCTCTCGATCGCATCCGCGAGTTTCCGGGCTTTATCTTCACTTGCTCCAGTGCGGCGCATTTTGCCTTTGTCGAAGAGACCGACCCGGATCTCTTCGGTCGCATTCAACAAGCAGTCTGCGATGGCCGCTGGGCAATTGTCGGAGGCTGGTGGGTCGAGCCCGACTGCAATCTACCAAGTGGCGAGAGTTTTATTCGTCAGGCACTCCTGGGGCAAGAATATTTTCAGCGTCGGTTCGGGAAGATCGCAACCGTTGCCTACAACATCGATAGTTTCGGCCACAATGCCAACCTGCCGCAGTTGCTGCGAAAGGCAGGGCTTACGTCCTACGTCTTCATGCGACCCGGTGAGGAAGAAAAGCCACTCCCCGCTTCGCTCTTCCAATGGGAGGCGCCGAGCGGCGACCGCGTGACTGCCTACCGTCTTCCACTGCATTACTCAAATTACGAATTTTCGACAAGAGAGAAACTTCACCGACTCCCAGACTATCCGCTCTACACGCCGGAGCCACCCTGGATGATTTTCTTTGGTGTCGGTAATCATGGTGGAGGTCCGACGATCGCGGAGTTAGAGGATATTGCCGATTTGCGAAAAGAGCAACGAGGCATCGAGCTAAGCGAGCCCGAACGGTTCTTCGCAGCAATCGACTGCACGACGCTGCCCGTCGTTCATGATGAAATTCAACCGCATGCCATTGGCTGCTACAGCGCCCATAGCGAGATCAAGCAACTGCACCGCCGTACCGAGCATGCGCTGCTGACTGCGGAGCGCGCGCAGGTGTTGGGATTCCTCTTCGAGTACCTGCTAGGAAGTCAAGCATCGCTCATCATGCGCGAAGACCTTCGCCTTGATAAGACGGAGGATTCCCCCGCTTTTTCAAGGCGGGGGCAGGGGGTGGTTGAATTAGATCGTGCATGGAAGAATCTATGCTTCAATCAATTTCACGACTTGCTGGGTGGTGTGGCGATTCGCGAAGCGTGCGATGACTCGATTTCCATGTACCGCGAGGCTATTTCGGTCGCCGATCGGATTACCCGGGACAAACTTGGGAGTCTGATGGCTCGCATTGATATGAGCGCGCACATCGAAAATCTTGTTGTCTTCAATCTCAGCGCTCACCCTCGCAAAGAATTGATCGAATTCGAATGCTGGCTTCCGCATGAATCCGGACAGAAACCACTTCCAGAAGTGCGGTTGATTTCCCCAGATGGCAAAGCCGTGCCATCGCAAAGAATTGAGGCATCCGGAAAAATTGGTGACGATCGAATGAGGTATGCAGCCATCGTTTCGGTCCCGGCGTTTGGATGGAGCGTCTTTGGCATTGAACGCAGCAATTCGGTCAGTGTGACTGATGTGAGTGAAATAACACTTCCGGTTGAATATGCTCCGGCAGTGATCGTTCGTGATGAGTCTGATACGTGGGGACATGGAGCAACGTCCTTTACCGATTATGAAAGCGAATTTCGTATCGATGCGATCGAGACCATCGAGCATGGGCCGCTTCGAACTGGTTGCCGCATCAAGAGTAGTGGCGGTGCCTCCCGCATGGAAGAAGAAATCCTTTGGACGAAAGATGACCCCGCGATCGAGATTCGCGTTTTTCTCGATTGGCACGAGCGGCACCGGATTCTTAAGATCCGATTTCGTCATGGATGCGCTGATCCCGTTGCGAATTATGAGATTCCGTATGCGTGGGTTCAGCGGCCTACCGGACCACGTGAATGGCCGGGACAAATGTGGGTGTGCGTTACGGAGCGCGACGGTTCTCACGGTGTGGCGATTGTCACCGATTCGAAATACAGCTATTCGGTCGATAGCGAATTTATCTACATCATTGCCGCGCGAAGTCCGCTGTTCGCACATCATACACCGCCGCATGTGATGCACGAAGGCGAGCGCGAGCGGTACCAGGATCAGGGCGAACAGGAATTCCGATTGCTGCTAATCCCCTATGAAGGCAACTGGAGTGGAAGTCATATTGCGCGCTTTCAATCGCCTCTCATCGTCCAGACTGAATCCGGACATAACGGACAATTGCCAAGCACGTTTGCCGGCTTCAAGCGGGATAGCAGAGCGATACACGTTGGCGCACTGAAGAAAGCTCAGGATGACAATGGGATTATTCTCAGAGCCGTGGAGCAGGCCGGCGAGTCGAGCGAGGCCACATTCGAATTTCCCACGCTTGGTGCGCGATGGCGCACGTCATTTTCTCCATTCGAAATTAGGACATTCCTTGTGCGTGACGGCCACGCCACCGAAGTCGATTTTCTCGAGCGTCCTTTATGA
- a CDS encoding acyl-CoA carboxylase subunit beta, producing MSLIGKPLNPESLAARSARDHVQNELRKLAVLAETVRLGGGEKNIAKQHEKGKLTARERIAKLIDPGTELIELGLFAAHGMYEEEGGDRTFGAAPSAGVVVGLGRVSGRLAVIVANDATVKAGAWFPMTGKKNLRAQEISLENHLPIIYLVDSAGVYLPMQDDIFPDKEHFGRIFRNNAVMSATGIVQIAAIMGPCVAGGAYLPIMSDEALIVEGTGHVFLAGSALVEAAIGERIDNEALGGARVHSEISGVTDYKMPNDDACLEKIRSLMSKLGPIERQHFDRIAALQPRFPADDLLAVVPADRAKPYDMYEVIARLVDGSEIDEYKADFGKTIITAYARIDGWSVGIVANQRSVVKNALGEMQVGGVIYSDSADKAARFVMNCNQKHIPLIFLQDVTGFMVGSRSEHAGILRDGAKMVSAVANSVVPKFTFFVGNSNGAGNYAMCGKAYDPRLIFSWPTSQIAVMGGQQASKTLLSIKLASLKKTGETITKELQQKMLDDIQRSYTEHTSPLYAAARLWTDGIVDPRATREIISTGIEAASHVPEIGKFNVGVIQV from the coding sequence ATGAGCCTCATAGGAAAGCCACTCAACCCCGAATCTCTCGCTGCCCGCAGCGCCCGCGATCACGTTCAGAATGAACTGCGAAAACTCGCCGTGCTCGCCGAAACCGTCCGGCTCGGCGGCGGCGAAAAGAACATCGCGAAGCAACACGAAAAGGGCAAGCTTACTGCGCGCGAGCGGATTGCGAAGCTGATCGATCCCGGAACGGAGCTGATCGAACTCGGGCTCTTTGCTGCTCATGGGATGTATGAAGAAGAAGGCGGCGACCGCACGTTTGGTGCTGCGCCCAGCGCGGGCGTCGTCGTTGGCTTGGGCCGCGTGAGTGGCCGGTTGGCGGTCATTGTCGCGAACGACGCGACGGTCAAGGCCGGCGCGTGGTTTCCGATGACAGGCAAGAAAAATCTTCGCGCCCAGGAAATCTCGCTCGAAAATCATCTGCCGATCATCTATCTCGTCGATAGCGCCGGGGTATACCTGCCGATGCAGGATGATATTTTTCCCGATAAAGAACACTTTGGCCGCATCTTCCGCAACAATGCAGTCATGTCCGCCACGGGCATCGTGCAGATTGCAGCGATCATGGGACCGTGCGTGGCGGGCGGCGCGTATCTGCCGATCATGTCGGACGAGGCGCTGATTGTCGAGGGCACTGGTCACGTATTCCTGGCCGGCAGTGCACTTGTCGAAGCCGCCATCGGCGAGCGGATCGATAATGAAGCATTGGGTGGCGCGCGTGTCCACTCCGAAATTTCCGGCGTCACCGATTACAAGATGCCGAACGACGATGCGTGCCTGGAAAAGATCCGGAGCCTGATGAGCAAGCTCGGCCCTATCGAGCGCCAACATTTCGACCGCATAGCGGCCCTGCAGCCGCGCTTCCCTGCCGATGATCTGCTGGCCGTTGTGCCGGCCGATCGCGCCAAACCATACGATATGTACGAAGTCATCGCACGCCTGGTCGATGGCTCCGAAATCGATGAGTATAAGGCGGACTTCGGCAAGACGATCATCACCGCGTATGCTCGTATCGATGGCTGGTCGGTCGGAATTGTCGCGAACCAACGATCGGTCGTGAAGAATGCCTTAGGCGAGATGCAGGTCGGCGGTGTGATCTACTCCGACTCTGCGGATAAAGCTGCGCGCTTCGTGATGAACTGCAACCAAAAGCACATCCCGCTCATCTTCCTGCAGGACGTGACCGGCTTCATGGTCGGCAGCCGCTCGGAGCACGCGGGCATCCTGCGCGATGGCGCGAAGATGGTGAGCGCGGTCGCGAATTCTGTCGTGCCGAAGTTTACATTCTTCGTTGGCAATTCCAACGGCGCCGGCAACTACGCCATGTGCGGCAAAGCGTACGATCCCAGACTGATCTTCTCCTGGCCGACATCGCAGATTGCCGTCATGGGTGGGCAGCAGGCCTCCAAGACGCTGCTTTCGATCAAGCTCGCCTCGCTCAAGAAAACCGGCGAGACGATCACGAAAGAGCTACAGCAAAAAATGCTGGATGACATCCAACGGAGCTACACCGAGCACACGAGCCCACTCTATGCCGCCGCGCGCCTCTGGACCGATGGGATTGTCGATCCGCGGGCCACTCGAGAGATCATCTCCACCGGCATCGAAGCCGCCAGCCATGTGCCAGAGATCGGGAAGTTCAATGTGGGGGTGATTCAGGTGTAA
- a CDS encoding FGGY family carbohydrate kinase gives MRAVIGIDVGSSAIKGTLVAEGTVLHTDRLPIPARLPTAPEFFEHDPLAIRDAAFEIISKLAGKTSELGLCISALAFTGQMHGGLVVDRRLRPLTNFVTWQDKRCTAMLPKLETQFGEDPTGLNVRNGFLLTTLAWWNRHGALPNGSAYVLGIYDWLTSLLAGHAVTDITSAAAWAMFDPIRKEWRHAVFDSFGIPQSLLPDVFEPGAWVGQVEQSLANVLGLPLDTAVHASIGDTQAAYLGAGCTSTDLLLNFGTGSQSMWETTTPLASRGTDIRYLMRDRFLVTVPTLAGGEAYRTMALFIQDVLSEFEPPSGPSERLGRSDLSKIFALMDRLACGTSSHGIHFDPIFAGSKFRPEGERASIVGLTRENFLLAPLLRALVEGMIEEIAAPYFERESRMRHQRLIGAGSGMRSNQSLREAAEQRFGLPISVSRVTEEAALGAAMLCG, from the coding sequence ATGAGAGCAGTTATCGGCATTGATGTCGGCTCTTCCGCGATCAAGGGCACGCTGGTCGCCGAGGGTACTGTGCTGCACACCGACCGACTTCCAATTCCCGCGCGACTCCCGACCGCTCCCGAATTTTTCGAGCACGATCCACTCGCGATTCGTGATGCGGCGTTCGAGATTATCTCGAAGCTCGCAGGAAAGACCAGTGAACTCGGCTTATGCATCAGCGCATTAGCATTTACTGGTCAGATGCATGGCGGACTGGTCGTCGATCGGCGCCTTCGACCACTCACCAATTTCGTAACCTGGCAGGATAAACGCTGCACGGCGATGCTGCCAAAACTGGAGACGCAGTTTGGTGAAGATCCGACCGGTCTCAACGTTCGCAATGGATTTCTGCTGACGACGCTTGCGTGGTGGAATCGGCACGGAGCACTGCCGAACGGCTCCGCATACGTTCTCGGCATCTACGATTGGCTCACAAGCTTGCTCGCCGGCCACGCCGTTACCGATATCACCAGTGCAGCGGCGTGGGCAATGTTCGACCCCATACGGAAGGAATGGCGACATGCTGTGTTCGATAGCTTCGGTATTCCGCAATCGCTCCTACCGGATGTCTTCGAGCCGGGAGCATGGGTCGGACAGGTCGAACAATCGCTTGCCAACGTACTCGGCCTGCCACTTGATACAGCAGTCCATGCCAGCATCGGGGACACGCAAGCAGCCTATCTGGGAGCAGGATGTACGAGCACGGACCTTCTGCTTAACTTCGGAACTGGCTCACAGAGCATGTGGGAGACCACCACTCCCCTCGCCAGCCGAGGGACGGACATTCGATACTTGATGCGGGATCGATTTCTCGTGACAGTACCAACTCTCGCCGGCGGCGAGGCCTACCGCACGATGGCATTGTTCATTCAAGATGTTCTTTCCGAATTCGAACCTCCGTCAGGCCCGTCTGAAAGGTTGGGCCGATCTGACCTGTCGAAGATCTTCGCTCTCATGGACCGGCTTGCCTGTGGCACTTCCTCCCACGGCATTCATTTCGATCCGATCTTTGCCGGTAGCAAGTTTCGGCCGGAGGGCGAGCGGGCTTCGATCGTCGGGCTAACGAGAGAGAATTTTCTCCTTGCACCACTGTTGCGAGCACTCGTCGAAGGAATGATCGAAGAGATTGCCGCGCCATATTTCGAACGGGAAAGCCGTATGCGACACCAGCGGCTGATCGGCGCCGGCAGTGGTATGCGGAGCAATCAATCGCTCCGGGAGGCCGCAGAACAGCGATTCGGCCTGCCCATTTCAGTCTCCCGGGTTACCGAAGAAGCCGCGCTCGGCGCGGCAATGCTTTGCGGCTGA